The Paenibacillus spongiae nucleotide sequence CCACACCACCTTGATAAACATCGTCACACAAACGAACAGCACTGTGTTCCATATAATTAGGCCAATCGCCGGGTCAATCAAAGCTCTTTTAAAATTATCCAGTCCGTTGAAATTCCATTGTAGCGCGGAGTCCATCGACGTGAATGAGATCAGGATGACGATGACAGCTGTGATGACGAACAGGACATATTGATTCAGCATAAATGGCAGCAGCATGATGCCGGGTGCCAATTGTTCTCGAATTTTGCTCCATAATGGACGTTTCAGTGCTGCTGAGCCTTCCTGAAGTTCATCATTCATCATTGGGACAGACACCTCCATTCACAACATTCTCGCATTATTTCTCAATTACTTCGCCTAAATCGATCTTCATCTGTTTGCCCATCCAATCCACGGCCTCATCGGTTGTCATACTGCCGCTGACAACGTTCTGTGTAGCATCTTTCATTATTTTCTCGAACTTCGGCTCATTCGGATCATTCGGCATAAATTTCGAATATTGGGTCAAGTAGCTCACATAGTTCAGCCATGGGTCCTTTTTGACCGTTTCGTACTGTTGGCCTTCCTTCGTAAACGGAATATGGGAGCTCTGCAGCCCATGTTCAGCTTGCAGCTTGGGCGCGCTGACTTCAACCAACAGTCGCTTCACCAGATCGGGATATTTCGTATCCTTAGACACGACATAAACCCACGGATTGGATACCGTTACCGGCTTCTGGTCTTTGTTAGCGACAGGCATCACCATCGCCCCGATATTATTCATCACATACTCGGAAGTAACGTTTCCTGTGACTTTGTGCATGCCGCGTGTCCGCCATTTTGCCTCATCCCATACGCCTGCTTGCAGGAACAATCCCTCATCATTGATTAAGGTTTTGAGCATGTCATCTTTGCTTTCCGAAACAAATCCTTTGGAAAGCATGCCTTGCGAAACGGCATTATTCAGATACTCGAACGTTGTCTTCAAGTGTGATTTATCCAGCACATATTTGCCTTGACTTGCGTCATATACCTCAGTACCGTGGTTAAAAAAGATAACCGGCAAATCTTTGCCGCCAGCAGTCAGCATCAATCCGGAATTCACGACCTTGCTGTCCACCGCTTTTTTGGCCAGATCTGTCATATCCGCCAATGTAAATTCTCCGTTTTCCGATTTCTTCGGTAGGTCTGCAATTTGTTGATCCGTCCAGCCTAATTTCTTCAGTACATTTTTGTTAAAAAAGATCGGACGAGCTTCGGTGTCCTGAATGACGCCCCAAACTTGCTTATTCCAAGAAACGGCGTCCCAATAGCCAGGCATCTGGTTCTGGAATACCGGTTCTTTCTCGATTCCGGTCAGCGGCAACAAATAATCGCCATTGGCCATCCAGCCGATATTGGAATATCCCGTTGCGTAAATATCGTTGGCATTGTCGGATTTGGATGCAAAGATAAACTGCTGTTTGAATTCGTCATCTTTCACCGATTTGACAATCGCTTCAACCTGCACGCGCTGCTTGGAATTTTCTTTCTCCAGTTTCTCATTCAGACTATTCGCCGCTTCAATAAAGTTATTGGCTCTTGCAGGAGCCGATACATCGGGTGTCATCACTTTAATGTTAATCGTTTCGATATTGCCATTTCCCGAAGTATCTACGACATTTTTCTTGACTCCGCCCTTATCCATGTCAGCCGCCGAGTTCGGGTTTTCCGTCTTGCTGACTTGCGAAGCCGGCGTATTCGTACTTTCAGTTTTTGCACAGCCTGACAGCACTATCGTCAATGCCATCATAACCATCAACATTGTTTGTTTTTTCATGGGAATCGATCACCTCATTCATCGTTTTCACTACGGCATTGTCCTTAACGCGCTGATTCGACTTTTCCCCGCTTCAGCCCTGGGTTATCGCGTTCCTTACGTTCTCCTTACAAAGAACCGGATCATATCGTTGCGCATGTAATCATAAGAGAGAAAAATCGGAACCGTTTTGGGATCATAATGGACTTGAATGAATTTCAGCAGCGGAGCGTTGCTTTGCTTGAGCCGATAAGGCAGCATATCTTCATCGGTAACGGCGCGAATCTCCATTAACGCTTCGGCGACTACGATCCCGTATTTGTGCTTCAAGCAATCCGTCAACGAACCGGGATTGAATTTTTCTGGGAAATCCGGTCCCACTACGCTTTCGGACATAATGTTTTGGGAATAAACGACCGGTTCTCCGCTGGCAGCACGGATCCGATCGACGACAAACACACTGTCATGCTTGTCCAAATCAAGCAATTGAAGCTCATTCTCGTTTGGCTTTCTTTTAAAGATTTGTACTTCCAAATCACTTTCGACCAGATTGGCGTTGCGGATCAGTTCCGTAATACTTGTGAATCGATTGATCGTGCTTTCCATATGAATCCCTTTACTTCTGATGAAATAACCGGATCCTTGGATGCTGTAAATGTGCCCGGATTCTATAAGACACTTGAGCGCTTTGCGTATAGTTTCCCGGCTCGCTTGAAAACGCCGGGAAAGCTCCGACTCGGTCGGAAGCTGTTCCCCTTTGGAGAACGACATTTGCTCGATTTCTTTGGCGAGCGCTTCGCTGATTGCCGTATATCGGTTCAACATTTAACGATCAAATCACTCCTTTGCAGCAGACGCCTTACAAGATCATCTTGATTCCATAATAAATCGGATATGTCATTACCAAATTAGTCGAATGTTAAACACTATCAATCCGGTGTGGACATTCTGTAAATTTGTCTAGATCAACATTCCGGTAAGCAAGTTGAGGAACAGTCCTGAATTGACCTTTTTCCCATAGGCGCCCACTTATTTTCTTGAAGAGGAAACCAAATTGTCTAGGAAACTTATTAAAATATGTCTAGATCAATATGCAAAAAAGGCGAGATCCCTTCCTTAGGGGATTTCGCCTTCAACGTTTCATTCATATCGTTAACTTTTTCGTGTTTATAACTGGCAGCAAATCAACGACTACGAGCAGAATGAGATAGACATTCAGCAACCACGAAATTGAGGAAGGATATGCATTCAAAATGTAGACGAGAAGCGGCTATACTCCCTATCCGCCCCAGGCTGATGGCCATTTCTCTGGCCATGAACGAAGCACCTAGAAAGAAACAACCCCTTTCTAATTTCGAGTGCATGCGGGGCGCTTGCGACCCAGGCTATTGGCGGAGTGGGGCGGGTATCATCGCTGCAGGATGTCGAGGCATTTCAGCGCACACACTCATTACGGGATTAATCTGCTTACCATATAGGAGAAAGCGAAGAACTGCTCGCGGTGTTAGCATGTCTTCATTTTATCAGTCAAGTAACTATGGATCGAAAAGCAATGTTCCCCAAAAGAAATAAATAGGCGGGAAATACAGAATAGAAAGTCAGATTGCCATAGAAACCGATTTTGTTTATGAATTCGTTTGCCGTGCCTTTCCGAATCTCTCTTTGAGCTCCTTCTTAAAGACATCAATCGGCCTCTCGTAGTCAATGGGCTTATAGATTAATCTATTGTTCCACTTATGCCGGGTATCCTGATCTTTAAGCTCCTCATTACCGCTTTCAAGTGTTTTCATTGTAAGCATGACTTCATTTAGCGTACCTAACACACTTCTGCTATCTGTCTTAGTCAAGACATATTCCTTGCAGTTATCCAGGTAAGCATTCATGAGCGCCTCCGGAATGTGTTCCAGTGCAAAGTAATGGCATAAATGGGTGAGGAAGATTTCCTGCACTTTAGTCGAATTGCTTCTGATCCCCGTCACGGACAAAGACATCCGCGACAAGTCATTTATGAATACATAGTGTTTCTTCCCGTATAGGGTGAAGAAATTAACGTGCCAGCTGAAGAACGGGTCGGTTGATTCAACCGTATGCGGTTTTGCATTCAGGTCCTTCAATGTATCTTTGGTTGCTTTTATGTAAAGCATCGTTCGGACTCCTTTCATTGTTTGCACGGGTACAACTGTATTGGATTGTTATTGTACCTTACCATGAAACCCTCAAAGTAGTAATTCGATCTTCCCTTGGATTTTACGCTTTCTTTTCACCCGTCCCATCTCCACCCACAAATTGGAAAGTAACAAACACATCTTAAGCGCGTCTATATAATGGTAAAGAAAACCTAGTAAGGAGTGTTTAGACATGAAGATGAGAACCGGCTTCCTTGCGGGGGCCGCGTTTACGATGCTGACTACGATGCTTATTCACACCGCGCCTGCAAAGGCCGAAGCGAACCCGTCACCATCCATTTTTCTGGACGGGCAGCCATTATCCTTTAAGACGCCTCCCGTTGTTGAGAACGGCTATAGCTTCGTTCCGATGCGTCCCATTTTTGAGGCCGAAGGAGCCAAAGTGTCCTGGGACAATCGCACGCAGACCGTGAAGGCTGTCAAAGAAGGCGTCACGCTTACATACCGTATCGGTGAAACCGCCGCTTACAAAAACAAAGAAAAGCTGGACATGCCCGTATCCGGCAAAATTATCGACGGATCGACCATGGTTCCGCTGCGATTTATTAGCGAAACGCTGGGCAGTCTCGTGCAATGGCATGAACATTCCAATTCGATTACGATATCATCCGTTCAGAATTACGAGACGACCATTGAATATGGAGTCAACCTGCGCAATTCGCCTAAAGACGATGCCAATTCCCGCATCCTCCGGATGCTGCCGAAGAATGAGCGAATCCACGTCATCCGGGAAATGGATGTGAATTGGCTGGAGGTGCAGGCCCAGGACGGAACCATCGGTTTCATCTCGGCTAAGCCGATTTATTCCGATTATACCAGCCTTGAGCTGGCGGAGAAGCAAGCGGATGCGCTGATCGCATTCGGATCGCAATACCTGGGGACGCCTTACGAGTTCGGGGCCAAGTCCGGCCAAACCAACACGTTCGATTGCTCTTCTTTCGTCGAGCATGTGTTTAAGGAAGTGCTGTCCATCGATCTGCCGCGCGTCTCTTACGACCAGGCCCTCGAAGGGAAGGAAGTCGGAATCGGCGAAATACGCAAGGGCGATCTGCTGTTCTTCGGCGCCCGCGGGCTTGAGATCGGGCATGTGGGCATCTACGCGGGGGACGGCAAGATTCTGCATACGTTCTCCAAAGAGCGCGGCGTTCACATCGGCGATTTCAACGACAATTGGAAGAAGCGTTTTGTCACGGCCAAGCGGTTATACTAATCGCATCAAGAAGAACCGGCTCGCGCCATCATTAATGGCGACGCTAGTTTCTC carries:
- a CDS encoding stalk domain-containing protein, with translation MKMRTGFLAGAAFTMLTTMLIHTAPAKAEANPSPSIFLDGQPLSFKTPPVVENGYSFVPMRPIFEAEGAKVSWDNRTQTVKAVKEGVTLTYRIGETAAYKNKEKLDMPVSGKIIDGSTMVPLRFISETLGSLVQWHEHSNSITISSVQNYETTIEYGVNLRNSPKDDANSRILRMLPKNERIHVIREMDVNWLEVQAQDGTIGFISAKPIYSDYTSLELAEKQADALIAFGSQYLGTPYEFGAKSGQTNTFDCSSFVEHVFKEVLSIDLPRVSYDQALEGKEVGIGEIRKGDLLFFGARGLEIGHVGIYAGDGKILHTFSKERGVHIGDFNDNWKKRFVTAKRLY
- a CDS encoding ABC transporter substrate-binding protein gives rise to the protein MKKQTMLMVMMALTIVLSGCAKTESTNTPASQVSKTENPNSAADMDKGGVKKNVVDTSGNGNIETINIKVMTPDVSAPARANNFIEAANSLNEKLEKENSKQRVQVEAIVKSVKDDEFKQQFIFASKSDNANDIYATGYSNIGWMANGDYLLPLTGIEKEPVFQNQMPGYWDAVSWNKQVWGVIQDTEARPIFFNKNVLKKLGWTDQQIADLPKKSENGEFTLADMTDLAKKAVDSKVVNSGLMLTAGGKDLPVIFFNHGTEVYDASQGKYVLDKSHLKTTFEYLNNAVSQGMLSKGFVSESKDDMLKTLINDEGLFLQAGVWDEAKWRTRGMHKVTGNVTSEYVMNNIGAMVMPVANKDQKPVTVSNPWVYVVSKDTKYPDLVKRLLVEVSAPKLQAEHGLQSSHIPFTKEGQQYETVKKDPWLNYVSYLTQYSKFMPNDPNEPKFEKIMKDATQNVVSGSMTTDEAVDWMGKQMKIDLGEVIEK
- a CDS encoding GntR family transcriptional regulator, giving the protein MLNRYTAISEALAKEIEQMSFSKGEQLPTESELSRRFQASRETIRKALKCLIESGHIYSIQGSGYFIRSKGIHMESTINRFTSITELIRNANLVESDLEVQIFKRKPNENELQLLDLDKHDSVFVVDRIRAASGEPVVYSQNIMSESVVGPDFPEKFNPGSLTDCLKHKYGIVVAEALMEIRAVTDEDMLPYRLKQSNAPLLKFIQVHYDPKTVPIFLSYDYMRNDMIRFFVRRT
- a CDS encoding DUF6933 domain-containing protein; this translates as MLYIKATKDTLKDLNAKPHTVESTDPFFSWHVNFFTLYGKKHYVFINDLSRMSLSVTGIRSNSTKVQEIFLTHLCHYFALEHIPEALMNAYLDNCKEYVLTKTDSRSVLGTLNEVMLTMKTLESGNEELKDQDTRHKWNNRLIYKPIDYERPIDVFKKELKERFGKARQTNS